A stretch of Longimicrobiaceae bacterium DNA encodes these proteins:
- a CDS encoding DegV family protein, translated as MTHLDGPGLRGALMAASEYVQRNRAELNRINVFPVPDGDTGTNLALTVSSIADHLRTRDEASVGVVAKRAAEAGIMGARGNCGMILSHFLLGFSDAVGDRARLSVAEFGQALRSATEHVYRALEKPVEGTMITIMRAVADEAERLQDSDFVVLFERLLVKAREALARTPELLPVLKGAGVVDAGARGFVHILEGISAFLSGDPLTALEEVPAYDAEPLAAAQAEYPTESETYRYCTEALVRGSALPDSDAVRAHLRERGDSLVVIRSEQLLKIHIHTDEPEEVFGYLRTLGELATHKAEDMQAQHAAMERAAASGHMRLARRPVSVVVDTACDLPDEVVRAHGMHMVPLNLVFGDQVLRDRVDISAEEFAERLKEGAHPSTSQPAPAAFLKAYARAAEEGEAIVAVLLSSALSGTYASAQAAARQREDGDTPVHLVDSRGGSLLQGLMALKAAELGEMAWEPERIVAELERIRQRSGFFIHLDTFERALASGRVGRGRAWLGSLLDIKPVLDVDAEGKLDPIARVRGRKNVLPRMMEILEQRVPRDVQKVRFGVMHVACPEAVDEVCGEIRKRYGRDREIIAAPGTPIIATHAGEGAWGIAYLVED; from the coding sequence ATGACCCACCTCGACGGTCCGGGCCTCCGCGGCGCGCTGATGGCGGCGTCCGAGTACGTCCAGCGCAACCGCGCCGAGCTCAACCGGATCAACGTCTTCCCCGTTCCCGACGGGGACACCGGGACCAACCTCGCGCTGACCGTCTCCTCCATCGCCGACCACCTGCGCACCCGCGACGAGGCGTCGGTGGGCGTGGTCGCGAAGCGCGCGGCGGAGGCGGGAATCATGGGTGCCCGCGGCAACTGCGGGATGATCCTGTCCCACTTCCTCCTGGGCTTCAGCGACGCCGTGGGCGACCGGGCGCGCCTGAGCGTCGCCGAGTTCGGCCAGGCGCTGCGCAGCGCCACGGAGCACGTGTACCGTGCGCTGGAGAAGCCGGTGGAGGGGACCATGATCACCATCATGCGGGCGGTCGCCGACGAGGCGGAGCGCCTGCAGGACTCGGACTTCGTCGTCCTCTTCGAGCGCCTCCTGGTGAAGGCGCGCGAGGCGCTGGCCCGCACCCCGGAGCTCCTCCCGGTGCTCAAGGGCGCGGGGGTGGTGGACGCCGGCGCCAGGGGCTTCGTCCACATCCTGGAGGGGATCTCCGCCTTCCTCTCCGGCGACCCGCTCACGGCGCTGGAAGAGGTGCCGGCCTACGACGCCGAGCCCCTGGCCGCGGCGCAGGCCGAGTACCCCACGGAGAGCGAGACCTACCGCTACTGCACCGAGGCGCTGGTGCGGGGGAGCGCCCTCCCGGATTCGGACGCGGTGCGCGCCCACCTGCGGGAGCGCGGCGACTCGCTGGTGGTGATCCGCAGCGAGCAGCTTCTCAAGATCCACATCCACACCGACGAGCCGGAGGAGGTCTTCGGCTACCTGCGCACGCTGGGCGAGCTGGCCACCCACAAGGCGGAGGACATGCAGGCGCAGCACGCGGCCATGGAGCGGGCCGCCGCGTCCGGGCACATGCGCCTGGCCCGCCGCCCCGTCTCGGTGGTGGTGGACACCGCCTGCGACCTGCCGGACGAGGTGGTGCGCGCCCACGGGATGCACATGGTCCCGCTGAACCTGGTCTTCGGCGACCAGGTGCTGCGCGACCGCGTCGACATCTCCGCCGAGGAGTTCGCGGAGCGCCTCAAGGAGGGCGCGCACCCCAGCACCTCGCAGCCGGCGCCGGCCGCCTTCCTGAAGGCGTACGCGCGCGCCGCCGAGGAGGGAGAGGCCATCGTGGCGGTCCTCCTCTCCTCGGCCCTCTCCGGGACCTACGCCTCGGCGCAGGCGGCGGCGCGGCAGCGGGAGGACGGCGACACGCCGGTGCACCTGGTGGACTCGCGCGGGGGGTCGCTCCTGCAGGGGCTGATGGCGCTCAAGGCGGCGGAGCTGGGGGAGATGGCCTGGGAGCCGGAGCGCATCGTCGCGGAGCTGGAACGCATCCGCCAGCGCTCGGGCTTCTTCATCCACCTGGATACCTTCGAGCGGGCGCTGGCCTCCGGCCGCGTGGGGCGCGGCCGGGCGTGGCTGGGAAGCCTGCTGGACATCAAGCCGGTGCTGGACGTCGACGCCGAAGGGAAGCTGGACCCCATCGCCCGGGTGCGCGGGCGGAAGAACGTGCTCCCCAGGATGATGGAGATCCTGGAGCAGCGGGTCCCCCGCGACGTGCAGAAGGTGCGCTTCGGGGTGATGCACGTGGCCTGCCCGGAGGCGGTGGACGAGGTGTGCGGCGAGATCCGCAAGCGCTACGGCCGCGACCGCGAGATCATCGCGGCTCCGGGAACCCCCATCATCGCCACGCATGCGGGCGAGGGCGCCTGGGGGATCGCCTACCTGGTGGAGGACTGA
- a CDS encoding sodium-dependent bicarbonate transport family permease, producing the protein MTDLLLANLLSPLVLAFALGIVAKLLRSDLSLPKDLYTALSIYLLFALGLKGGVELSKTTWDAIALPAAVTLLLGVVTPLVAYALLRRVGRLSISDSAGIAAHYGSVSAVTFIAAQQFVERMGAPAEGFLPTLLTLLEVPGIQVALA; encoded by the coding sequence ATGACCGACCTTCTCCTCGCCAACCTCCTTTCGCCGCTGGTGCTGGCCTTCGCGCTGGGGATCGTGGCGAAGCTCCTCCGCAGCGACCTGTCGCTGCCCAAGGACCTGTACACGGCGCTCTCCATCTACCTGCTCTTTGCGCTGGGGCTCAAGGGCGGCGTGGAGCTTTCGAAGACCACCTGGGACGCGATCGCCCTCCCGGCGGCCGTGACGCTGCTGCTGGGCGTGGTCACCCCGCTCGTTGCGTACGCGTTGCTGCGGCGCGTGGGGCGGCTCTCCATCTCGGACTCGGCGGGGATCGCGGCGCACTACGGCTCCGTCTCGGCGGTGACCTTCATCGCGGCGCAGCAGTTCGTGGAGCGGATGGGAGCGCCCGCGGAGGGCTTCCTGCCCACGCTGCTGACGCTGCTGGAGGTCCCGGGGATCCAGGTGGCGCTGGCGC